From a region of the Streptomyces sp. NBC_01454 genome:
- a CDS encoding GtrA family protein, with the protein MRALPALAPWGQIVRFAAVGGVNTLTFYACYLPLRRMLPYFAAYTGAFALSMLGSFLLNTYFTYRTRPTWKKFLLFPLTQVTNYAAQSVGLVALVSWCGLNTAVAPLAAALLALPFTFLVSRRILRPPARTAQPPLRSGERV; encoded by the coding sequence ATGCGCGCGCTGCCGGCACTCGCCCCCTGGGGCCAGATCGTGCGCTTCGCCGCCGTCGGCGGGGTCAACACCCTGACCTTCTACGCCTGTTACCTGCCGCTGCGCCGGATGCTGCCGTACTTCGCGGCCTACACCGGCGCCTTCGCGCTGAGCATGCTCGGCTCGTTCCTCCTGAACACCTACTTCACCTACCGCACCCGGCCGACCTGGAAGAAGTTCCTGCTCTTCCCGCTGACGCAGGTCACCAACTACGCGGCGCAGAGCGTGGGGCTGGTGGCGCTGGTGAGCTGGTGCGGGCTGAACACCGCGGTGGCGCCGCTGGCGGCGGCGCTGCTCGCCCTCCCGTTCACCTTTCTGGTCTCCCGGCGCATCCTGCGCCCGCCCGCCCGGACCGCTCAGCCGCCCCTCCGCTCGGGCGAACGGGTCTGA
- a CDS encoding PIG-L family deacetylase: protein MSPAHPPPVSRRRLLQVTAGGLLAATAGAGVWARLSDDASRTAGPAGSGRSLVDPADQSFVHIVAHADDGLFFMNPDLEQSLRSGARSVTVCLTGGEADGHNVSRRAPDPGRVPVDRAAFARARANGLRAAHAVMVTGSPAARWDVAARSLLPGLEVEIQTLHDAPQHQLIFLELVESRAVWQARTVSLRGLWLGAAATLPTLRPAGTPVRRQYHYTRDQVIRTLVAVLDRARPTVVRTLDPNAVHARRRPPATADHDPRLAGPRYYDHQDHTASAYFAQAALAAYADRGRPPIVENYLGYEAGVLPDDLDPRTSRRKAALLSVYGWADHRACGDPAGCGDRKVGGDALSGVSRHWTRSTRLRAPGSNAWIRPAQDGRLAAFAVLGGRAYCWAETRPGSGSFGVPAPVGGGRLQGQIHVVRRPDGTLQLFASRTVLPGRHTGHHRELLTAPQTGTGRDGVPVFARWESLGAPDADPVRSLETGFPAAVAAPDGTVHVFVRTWDGNIAHRGGRPGRDFSPWQRLEGTVSTLQASPRIVDGLDACVDSDGLVHLAAPSAGTVAHWVSKEAGGLPRPAAATGLPQPAGPVSLVPLADGVVRAVFRRSGTAQVLIAERPRRIGGWRVSARCAAVGGYGRVAAAPVGSADRMVLAARDDAGEVRMAMAQDGPGPWQRGRVAHSAAAGVAQDAAGRAVVVALGTDGRLYTARQTSLGPRALFGGWRAQTRSPERRGG from the coding sequence GTGTCACCCGCGCACCCGCCCCCCGTCTCCCGCCGCCGGCTCCTCCAGGTCACCGCCGGCGGGCTGCTCGCCGCGACGGCGGGCGCCGGCGTCTGGGCCCGGCTGTCGGACGACGCCTCCCGCACGGCCGGACCGGCGGGCTCCGGACGCTCCCTGGTGGACCCGGCCGACCAGTCCTTCGTGCACATCGTCGCGCACGCCGATGACGGCCTGTTCTTCATGAACCCCGACCTGGAGCAGTCCCTGCGCAGCGGGGCCCGCTCGGTCACCGTCTGCCTCACGGGCGGCGAGGCCGACGGTCACAACGTCAGCCGCCGCGCCCCCGACCCCGGCCGGGTCCCGGTGGACCGGGCCGCCTTCGCCCGGGCGCGGGCCAACGGGCTGCGGGCCGCGCACGCCGTCATGGTCACCGGCAGCCCGGCCGCCCGCTGGGACGTCGCGGCCCGCTCCCTGCTCCCCGGCCTCGAAGTGGAGATCCAGACGCTGCACGACGCCCCGCAGCACCAGCTGATCTTCCTGGAGCTGGTGGAGTCCCGGGCCGTCTGGCAGGCCCGCACGGTCAGCCTGCGCGGCCTGTGGCTCGGGGCCGCCGCCACCCTCCCCACGCTGCGCCCCGCCGGCACCCCCGTACGGCGGCAGTACCACTACACCCGCGACCAGGTCATCCGGACCCTGGTGGCGGTGCTCGACCGGGCCCGGCCCACGGTCGTACGGACCCTGGACCCCAACGCGGTGCATGCGCGCAGGCGGCCGCCGGCCACCGCGGACCACGACCCCCGGCTGGCCGGGCCGCGCTACTACGACCATCAGGACCACACCGCCTCCGCCTACTTCGCGCAGGCCGCGCTGGCCGCCTACGCCGACCGCGGCCGGCCCCCGATCGTGGAGAACTACCTCGGCTACGAGGCCGGGGTCCTGCCGGACGACCTCGACCCGCGGACCTCCCGCCGCAAGGCCGCGCTGCTGTCGGTCTACGGCTGGGCCGACCATCGCGCCTGCGGCGACCCGGCCGGTTGCGGCGACCGCAAGGTGGGCGGCGATGCGCTCAGTGGCGTCTCGCGCCACTGGACCCGCAGCACCCGGCTGCGGGCGCCCGGCTCGAACGCCTGGATCCGCCCGGCGCAGGACGGCCGGCTCGCCGCCTTCGCGGTCCTGGGCGGCAGGGCCTACTGCTGGGCCGAGACCCGGCCGGGCAGCGGCAGCTTCGGCGTGCCGGCGCCGGTCGGCGGTGGGCGGTTGCAGGGGCAGATCCATGTGGTGCGCCGCCCGGACGGCACGCTCCAGCTGTTCGCCTCGCGCACCGTGCTGCCGGGCCGTCACACCGGCCACCACCGGGAGCTGTTGACCGCACCGCAGACCGGCACCGGCCGCGACGGGGTGCCCGTCTTCGCGCGCTGGGAGTCGCTGGGCGCCCCGGACGCGGACCCGGTCCGGTCGCTGGAGACCGGCTTCCCGGCGGCGGTGGCCGCCCCGGACGGCACGGTGCACGTCTTCGTACGGACCTGGGACGGCAACATCGCCCACCGCGGCGGCCGGCCGGGCCGGGACTTCTCGCCGTGGCAGCGGCTGGAGGGCACGGTCAGCACGCTGCAGGCGTCACCGCGGATCGTCGACGGGCTGGACGCCTGTGTGGACTCCGACGGGCTGGTCCATCTGGCCGCGCCGAGCGCCGGGACCGTGGCGCACTGGGTGTCCAAGGAGGCCGGGGGGCTGCCGCGGCCGGCCGCGGCCACCGGGCTGCCGCAGCCGGCCGGCCCGGTCAGCCTCGTCCCGCTGGCCGACGGGGTGGTGCGGGCCGTCTTCCGGCGGTCGGGCACCGCCCAGGTGCTGATCGCCGAGCGGCCGCGCAGGATCGGCGGCTGGCGGGTGTCGGCGCGGTGCGCGGCGGTCGGCGGGTACGGGCGGGTGGCGGCGGCGCCGGTCGGCAGCGCGGACCGGATGGTGCTCGCGGCCCGCGACGACGCCGGCGAGGTGCGGATGGCGATGGCGCAGGACGGCCCCGGGCCCTGGCAGCGGGGCCGGGTGGCGCATTCGGCGGCGGCCGGTGTCGCCCAGGACGCCGCCGGGCGCGCGGTGGTGGTCGCGCTGGGCACCGACGGCCGGCTGTACACCGCCCGGCAGACCTCGCTCGGGCCGCGTGCGCTGTTCGGGGGCTGGCGGGCTCAGACCCGTTCGCCCGAGCGGAGGGGCGGCTGA
- a CDS encoding glycosyltransferase family 2 protein translates to MKLSIVVPCYNEEAVLSRFDDTIRAVLAGLAVEYELCYVDDGSADGTLARLRSLAQQHRGTTRYLSFSRNFGKEPAILAGLRAADGDAVILMDADLQHPPALIEKMLDLYQLGHDQVVAKRTRHGDRRLRSALSRLYYRAVNSWVDVELTDGVGDFRLLSRTAVDALLSLPEYNRFSKGLFSWIGFDTVTFDYRNAAREAGETKWHIGSLVNYGIDGMLSFNCRPLRLAIYAGLGLASLAALYTLWIIGAALVGGVTAPGYVTLVAIIVGLGGLQMVMLGLIGEYIGRIYYEAKRRPHFLVKESNTTAPAPAPADAAPAGSRAG, encoded by the coding sequence ATGAAGCTCTCCATCGTCGTCCCCTGCTACAACGAAGAGGCCGTCCTGAGCCGCTTCGACGACACGATCCGCGCGGTCCTCGCCGGGCTCGCCGTCGAGTACGAACTCTGTTACGTCGACGACGGCAGCGCCGACGGCACCCTGGCCCGGCTGCGCAGCCTCGCCCAGCAGCACCGCGGCACCACCCGCTACCTCTCCTTCAGCCGTAACTTCGGCAAGGAGCCCGCCATACTGGCCGGCCTGCGGGCGGCCGACGGCGACGCCGTGATCCTCATGGACGCCGATCTGCAGCATCCGCCCGCGCTCATCGAGAAGATGCTCGACCTCTACCAGCTCGGCCACGACCAGGTCGTCGCCAAGCGCACCCGGCACGGCGACCGGCGGCTGCGGTCCGCGCTGAGCAGGCTTTACTACCGCGCCGTCAACAGTTGGGTGGACGTCGAACTCACCGACGGCGTGGGCGACTTCCGGCTGCTGTCCCGCACGGCCGTGGACGCCCTGCTCTCGCTGCCGGAGTACAACCGCTTCTCCAAGGGCCTGTTCTCCTGGATCGGCTTCGACACGGTCACCTTCGACTACCGCAACGCCGCCCGGGAGGCGGGCGAGACCAAATGGCACATCGGCTCGCTGGTCAACTACGGCATCGACGGCATGCTCTCCTTCAACTGCCGCCCGCTGCGGCTGGCCATCTACGCGGGGCTCGGACTGGCCTCGCTCGCCGCCCTCTACACCCTGTGGATCATCGGCGCGGCGCTCGTCGGCGGGGTCACCGCGCCGGGCTATGTGACGCTGGTGGCCATCATCGTCGGCCTGGGCGGGCTGCAGATGGTGATGCTCGGGCTGATCGGCGAGTACATCGGACGGATCTACTACGAGGCCAAGCGGCGGCCGCACTTCCTGGTCAAGGAGAGCAACACCACCGCCCCCGCGCCCGCCCCCGCCGACGCCGCCCCCGCCGGCTCGCGGGCCGGCTGA